A window of the Cystobacter fuscus genome harbors these coding sequences:
- a CDS encoding ABC transporter ATP-binding protein, translating into MELRIQNLSKRYPNGTQALQGVTLTIKPGMFGLLGPNGAGKSTLMRTLATLQEADSGSAFLGDIDVLKDQDAVRRVLGYLPQDFGLYPKVTAEDLLTHLATLKGIASARERKQVVDALLHQTNLHHARRKQLGGFSGGMRQRFGIAQALLGNPKLLIVDEPTAGLDPEERVRFHNLLSEIGQDVIVILSTHIVSDVRDLCPQMAVLNGGRVLLTGAPEDIIARLEGRIWKKFVDKTELPALQSALPVISHRLLMGRTLVHVYSAGAPDASFSPAVPDLEDAYFAAIKGHLAQEATPALQANAG; encoded by the coding sequence ATGGAGCTCCGCATCCAGAACCTGTCCAAGCGCTACCCCAACGGTACGCAGGCGCTCCAGGGCGTCACTCTCACCATCAAGCCGGGCATGTTCGGACTGCTCGGGCCCAACGGCGCGGGCAAGTCCACGCTGATGCGCACGCTGGCCACCCTGCAGGAGGCCGACAGCGGCAGCGCCTTCCTCGGGGACATCGACGTGCTGAAGGACCAGGACGCGGTGCGCCGGGTGCTCGGCTACCTGCCCCAGGACTTCGGCCTCTATCCGAAGGTGACGGCCGAGGATCTCCTCACCCATCTGGCCACCCTCAAGGGCATTGCCAGCGCGCGCGAGCGCAAGCAGGTGGTGGACGCGCTGCTGCACCAGACGAACCTCCACCATGCGCGCCGCAAGCAGCTCGGCGGCTTCTCCGGGGGCATGCGCCAGCGCTTCGGCATCGCCCAGGCGCTGCTCGGCAACCCCAAGCTGCTCATCGTGGACGAGCCCACCGCGGGCCTGGATCCCGAGGAGCGCGTGCGCTTCCACAATCTGCTGAGCGAGATCGGTCAGGACGTCATCGTCATCCTCTCCACGCACATCGTCTCCGACGTGCGCGACCTGTGCCCGCAGATGGCGGTGCTCAACGGGGGCCGGGTGCTGCTCACCGGCGCGCCCGAGGACATCATCGCCCGCCTGGAGGGCCGCATCTGGAAGAAGTTCGTGGACAAGACGGAGCTGCCCGCGCTGCAGTCCGCGCTGCCCGTCATCTCCCACCGGCTGCTGATGGGCCGCACGCTCGTGCACGTCTACAGCGCCGGGGCGCCAGACGCCTCCTTCTCGCCGGCCGTGCCAGACCTCGAGGACGCCTACTTCGCCGCCATCAAGGGACACCTCGCGCAGGAGGCGACTCCCGCCCTCCAGGCCAACGCGGGCTGA